In Solanum pennellii chromosome 7, SPENNV200, the following are encoded in one genomic region:
- the LOC114078089 gene encoding uncharacterized protein LOC114078089 gives MVIESATPVVQSSASVPAAETLEMIESKRNHPLHLHPSDTPGSVLTTVQLTGSENYSLWSRSMIINLRAKSKLGFVLGTCRKSDYTPELEEQWEKCNAFVLAWMMNTVSKELLSGIVYASDAAMVWEDLKERFDKVDGSRVYQLHRDICTIHQGNLTVSAYFTKLRLLWDEFDALVPPPSCNCDRSRIYVDHMHYLRLFAFLMGLSEIYGPARSQILMMNPLPTVGKAYAMIVSDENQRITSGLRNGGDVIEATTLYANRSGYGYRNTDRGDGDKGEYNRSGYGYRNTGRGDGDKGYNSKKKVNWNLFCEHCKLHGHTKNICYKLVGYPEDWKFKKKSDTGMTVNKGKGIANNVQVDRNGEEDVFGVVNEGDKNEQGSHDLNSVRTNLQALAMKSTYTPDQYRKIMKLLNEEKQAEVNMAGPLQWRGEGDW, from the exons ATGGTGATCGAAAGTGCAACGCCAGTGGTTCAATCGTCTGCATCAGTTCCTGCAGCAGAAACGCTTGAGATGATAGAATCAAAGAGAAATCATCCTCTTCATCTTCATCCTTCAGATACTCCTGGATCTGTATTGACTACAGTTCAACTTACTGGTTCAGAAAACTACTCTTTGTGGAGTAGATCGATGATTATAAACCTCCGAGCTAAGAGTAAGCTTGGTTTTGTACTTGGAACCTGCAGAAAGAGTGATTATACACCTGAGTTGGAAGAACAGTGGGAAAAATGCAATGCATTTGTCTTAGCATGGATGATGAATACAGTTTCGAAAGAGTTGTTAAGTGGAATTGTATATGCTTCAGATGCTGCGATGGTGTGGGAGGATCTGAAGGAACGATTTGATAAGGTGGATGGTTCTAGAGTGTACCAACTTCACAGGGACATATGTACAATTCATCAAGGTAACCTAACTGTTTCAGCTTATTTTACCAAGTTAAGGTTGCTTTGGGATGAATTTGATGCACTTGTTCCACCTCCTTCATGTAATTGTGATAGAtctagaatatatgtggatcatATGCATTATCTGCGATTGTTTGCATTTCTAATGGGGTTAAGTGAGATCTATGGCCCTGCACGAAGCCAGATATTAATGATGAATCCTTTGCCAACTGTTGGCAAAGCATATGCCATGATAGTTTCAGatgaaaatcaaagaatcaCTTCTGGCTTGCGAAATGGAGGAGATGTAATTGAGGCTACAACATTATATGCAAACAGAAGTGGTTATGGTTATAGAAACACAGATCGTGGTGATGGAGACAAAGGTGAATATAATAGAAGTGGTTATGGTTATAGAAACACAGGTCGTGGTGATGGAGATAAAGGTTACAACAGTAAGAAGAAGGTAAATTGGAACCTATTTTGTGAACACTGCAAGTTGCATGGACacactaaaaatatttgttataagTTGGTAGGATATCCTGAAGATTGGAAGTTCAAAAAGAAATCAGATACTGGAATGACTGTAAACAAAGGAAAAGGCATAGCAAATAATGTACAAGTTGATAGAAATGGTGAGGAAGATGTGTTTGGAGTAGTCAATGAAGGAGATAAAAATGAACAAGGATCACATGATCTCAATTCTGTTCGAACAAATTTACAAGCACTGGCAATGAAATCGACATACACTCCTGACCAATATCGAAAGATAATGAAGCTATTGAATGAAGAAAAGCAGGCTGAGGTCAACATGGCAG GACCTCTTCAATGGAGAGGTGAAGGGGATTGGTAA